Proteins encoded by one window of Gambusia affinis linkage group LG17, SWU_Gaff_1.0, whole genome shotgun sequence:
- the LOC122819513 gene encoding uncharacterized protein LOC122819513 — translation MWVRKVEPNMTEHSGQNPSPADAIRKTLSEQHSLIQSHESALQELSARQAETNRRLDELTTFLRNSLPQPPAPEPVATPDPVPPARTTFSEIRPPTPERFSGDHNKCPPTRQSEPAASLDLSTIPSEYHDLAPVFSKTKALSLPPHRPYDCAIDLLPGAPLPSSRLYNISRPERETMEKYIKESLAAEPLGTPSPCPSRPPAAPGKQTVCEGREMNKSSHRPPSGLLQPLPVPKRPWSHIAIDFVTGLPSSKVEILSDRGPQFTSQVWKGFCSALDARVALTSGFHPQTNGQTERMNQELESSLRCLTSTNPADWSIFLPWVEYAHNCHVSAATGRSPFEASIGYQPPLFATEEVDIAVTSVQHHIRRCHKIWRETVHALNRTAGQNKRLADRRRIPAPDYTPGQKVWLSTQDIPLKSMSKKLSPKFIGPFEIQSVINPTAVRLRLPPSLRIHPTFHVSRIKPVQTSSLCPPSEPPPPPREVDGHPAYSVRRIVDSRRRGRGWRYLVDWEGYGPEDRSWVPGSFILDPSLIRDYRRSLQSSSSRHGGDPLRG, via the exons atgtgggttaggAAAGTTGAgccaaacatgacagaacactcaggCCAAAATCCTAGCCCAGCGGACGCGATAAGGAAGACTTTATCTGAACAACACTCTCTAATTCAGTCCCACGAGTCCGCCCTGCAGGAGCTGAGTGCTCGCCAAGCTGAAACCAATCGCCGCTTGGATGAGTTAACCACATTTCTACGGAATTCTCTTCCGCAACCCCCGGCACCAGAACCAGTCGCTACTCCGGATCCAGTTCCACCGGCCAGAACCACGTTTTCTGAGATCCGCCCGCCGACTCCTGAAAGGTTTTCTGGAGATCACAACAAAT GTCCTCCCACGAGGCAATCTGAACCAGCAGCCTCACTAGATCTGTCTACAATTCCCTCAGAGTACCATGACCTGGCACCAGTTTTCAGTAAAACCAAGGCCCTTTCACTTCCGCCTCACCGTCCATATGACTGCGCCATCGATCTCCTACCCGGAGCACCCCTTCCATCCAGCCGTCTCTATAACATCTCCCGACCTGAGCGGGAGACTATGGAGAAGTATATTAAGGAGTCGTTGGCTGCAG AGCCTCTTGGAACACCGTCGCCATGTCCGTCTCGTCCTCCAGCGGCTCCTGGAAAACAGACTGTTTGTGAAGGCagagaaat GAATAAATCCTCCCACCGACCTCCCTCGGGCCTCCTCCAACCTTTACCCGTCCCCAAGCGCCCATGGTCGCACATTGCGATTGATTTTGTCACTGGCCTTCCCTCTTCTAAAG TGGAGATTTTGTCTGACCGAGGACCCCAGTTTACGTCACAGGTATGGAAAGGTTTCTGTTCAGCGCTTGACGCAAGAGTAGCGCTGACATCTGGGTTCCACCCACAGACCAATGGCCAGACTGAGCGTATGAATCAAGAACTGGAATCCTCTCTCCGTTGCCTCACATCCACCAACCCTGCTGACTGGAGCATTTTTCTCCCATGGGTGGAGTATGCTCATAATTGTCATGTTTCTGCAGCCACAGGTCGGTCCCCCTTCGAAGCCTCTATAGGGTATCAGCCACCGCTGTTTGCGACTGAAGAGGTCGACATTGCCGTTACATCGGTGCAACACCACATCCGCCGTTGTCACAAGATCTGGAGGGAGACGGTTCACGCACTCAACCGCACAGCTGGCCAAAACAAGAGGCTGGCTGACCGCAGGAGGATCCCCGCTCCTGATTACACCCCGGGCCAGAAGGTATGGTTGTCGACACAAGATATACCGCTAAAATCTATGTCCAAGAAACTGTCTCCCAAGTTCATAGGTCCTTTCGAAATTCAGTCTGTTATTAACCCTACTGCAGTCCGCCTgcgcctccctccctccctgcgCATTCACCCCACGTTCCATGTTTCTCGAATCAAACCCGTCCAGACCAGCTCGCTCTGCCCTCCTTCCgagccccctcctcctccccgaGAAGTTGATGGCCATCCGGCCTACTCCGTCCGCCGGATCGTGGACTCCCGTCGACGAGGTCGCGGCTGGCGATACCTCGTTGATTGGGAGGGCTACGGCCCGGAAGATCGTTCCTGGGTCCCCGGCTCCTTCATTTTGGATCCATCCCTTATAAGGGACTACCGTCGTTCGCTTCAATCCAGCTCTTCTAGGCATGGTGGCGACCCATTAAGGGGTTAG